The sequence below is a genomic window from Rhodococcus sp. 4CII.
GATCGGCGAAAGGGTCGGTACGAAGGGACGGCACCTGCTGTCGTGCGTGTTGAAGGAAACGTCGGTCGGTCGGGGCGCGTTCATGACCGTCGAATCGCAGATCGTGTCCGACCGAGGCGACACAGTTGCTCGTCTGCGAACCACGCTCTTCGCGTTCGATCCAATTCCGGAGGAGCGCATGTCCGAACACGTTGAGGCGGGAGCGAACGGGTGACACTCGCCAATCAGAACCGATCTCTGTCCGATGTGCGCGTCGGGGAGAACCTGCCGCCGGTGATCTTTCCGCTCAGCGTATACCGCCTCGTGATGTGGGCTGGCGCCGGGCGCGACTTCAACTCCATCCACCACAACACCGAATGGGCGCAGCAGACCGGCGCGCCCGAGATGTACGCGAACACCCTCATGCTCATGGGTGGATGGGAACGTCTCGTCCGTGAGTGGGCCGGACCGGGTGCCACGATCACCAGCATCCGTGGCTTTCGGATGCGGCGGTTCAACGTCGTCGGCGAGACGATCAGGATCACCGGCACGGTGTCAACCGTCGACGATGACATCGTCACGGTGGCAGCGGCCACCTCGGACAGCACCGGAGTCACGGTCGGACCCGGCTCCGTGCTGGTGCGCCTGCCCGGAGCCGTTTCATGAGCGTCGTGGAGCCCGCGATCGCTGGTCTTGGAATCACTGAACTCGGTAAGGTCTACGGCAAGAGCGCTTTGCAGTTCGCCGCGGACGCCGTCCGCCTGGCAGCCGCGGACGCCGGTCTCGACTTGCAGGACGTGGATGGGCTGATCATGTCGGGCGGTCTCACCGACCAGGTCAGCCTCAACTTGCAGGGCGAGCTCGGCCTGCAGAACCTCAAGTTACTGACCGCTATGCAGGCATACGGGTCGACCGCGGCCCAGATGGTGCAGTACGCCTCGATGGCGGTGCAGTCGGGTACCGCCGACACCATTGCCATCGTCTGGGCCGACAATCCGCTCAAGGAGCGGCAAGGTTCGTCCGCGTCGTACGCGGCGGCTAGTTCCGCCGCGTCCGGCTGGCGGGCGATCACCGCTTCGAACGGGATCTCCTCCGCGAACACGATGTATGCGCTAGCGGCGAGGCGCCACATGCAGGCATACGGCACG
It includes:
- a CDS encoding acyl dehydratase; protein product: MTLANQNRSLSDVRVGENLPPVIFPLSVYRLVMWAGAGRDFNSIHHNTEWAQQTGAPEMYANTLMLMGGWERLVREWAGPGATITSIRGFRMRRFNVVGETIRITGTVSTVDDDIVTVAAATSDSTGVTVGPGSVLVRLPGAVS